In Panthera tigris isolate Pti1 chromosome C1, P.tigris_Pti1_mat1.1, whole genome shotgun sequence, the following proteins share a genomic window:
- the LOC102971498 gene encoding probable G-protein coupled receptor 148: MNLSSDHCNISDWLRLEATVKASVYVVAFFFATFVTVVIITIVLQNSKLRKEVRHILLCHHLLCISSYCGLGVVFQGMRALLANSPVLVCWVVFGVQLSVGEGILFTLALMAVNTYLAICWPLKSLSLVDSVKYRILAGSWVIIIFKNVCLFLIESANPPRVAVFKSEPLCPVILNGPPARAVGMVFLFFLLSIILISYFLIYREGKRAGHFNRSNIKAKKTVLIHLVQMSLHVIPILIFIGLGKMCGVFFFALNLVLFGVFAFAQCLNPLIYGLWNRELQSGLYHWMCCQLWCGHIMNDREPV, translated from the coding sequence ATGAACTTGTCTTCTGACCACTGCAACATATCGGATTGGCTGAGGCTGGAAGCAACAGTGAAGGCCTCTGTGTATGTGGTGGCCTTCTTCTTTGCCACATTCGTCACCGTCGTCATCATCACAATAGTGTTACAGAATTCGAAGCTGAGGAAAGAGGTCCGACACATCCTCCTGTGCCACCATCTGCTATGCATCTCCTCCTACTGTGGCCTCGGGGTGGTTTTCCAAGGGATGCGGGCTCTGCTGGCCAACAGCCCCGTGCTGGTGTGCTGGGTGGTATTTGGGGTCCAGCTAAGTGTTGGAGAAGGGATCCTCTTTACGCTGGCCTTGATGGCGGTCAACACTTACCTGGCTATTTGCTGGCCTTTGAAATCTCTGTCCTTGGTAGATTCGGTTAAGTACAGGATCTTGGCTGGGTCTTGGGTAATCATCATATTCAAGAATGTTTGCTTATTCCTCATAGAAAGCGCTAACCCCCCTCGAGTTGCCGTTTTTAAATCTGAACCCCTGTGCCCTGTGATCTTGAACGGCCCTCCTGCCAGAGCCGTTGGcatggttttccttttctttcttctgtccatCATTCTTATAAGTTACTTTCTGATCTACCGAGAAGGCAAACGGGCTGGCCATTTTAACAGATCAaatatcaaagcaaaaaaaacagTCCTTATTCATTTAGTGCAGATGAGTTTGCATGTAATACCAATCCTGATATTCATAGGTTTGGGAAAGATGTGTGGggtgtttttctttgctttaaaccTGGTACTTTTTGGAGTCTTTGCATTTGCACAGTGTCTTAACCCCCTGATCTATGGGCTCTGGAACAGAGAGCTGCAAAGCGGATTATACCACTGGATGTGCTGTCAGCTGTGGTGTGGTCACATTATGAACGACAGAGAGCCAGTTTAA